A genomic region of Tissierella sp. contains the following coding sequences:
- a CDS encoding M23 family metallopeptidase yields MKKKLTELMEKEGFILLLFLCVCVVAGGTLFISKRNLNATNAKLGSDNFTIVDDDPGKTTSYDEDLELSMLADKEMEASSSDEDSEELVEESPEDVIEVLLPEDDYSEDDMEELEFEDEEEEADSNFVVKDLSFILPLDGSIITEYTTDSLVYSETLESWVGHGAIDIGGKEGDNIKAAADGIVKEVYEDQLWGIVIVIEHNEELQTRYSNLATKDMVTVGTQVRKGDHISKVGKTGKIEMLMEPHIHFEVIKNGKIVDPRSIMD; encoded by the coding sequence ATGAAAAAAAAATTAACTGAGTTAATGGAAAAGGAAGGATTTATTTTACTTTTATTTCTGTGTGTATGTGTAGTTGCAGGGGGGACCCTTTTTATATCCAAGAGAAATTTAAATGCTACAAATGCAAAGCTAGGAAGTGATAATTTCACCATTGTAGATGATGACCCAGGGAAAACTACTTCATATGATGAGGATTTAGAATTGTCCATGCTCGCTGACAAAGAAATGGAAGCTAGTAGTTCTGATGAAGACTCAGAAGAGCTAGTGGAAGAAAGTCCAGAGGATGTTATAGAAGTACTATTACCTGAGGATGATTATTCAGAAGATGATATGGAGGAATTAGAATTTGAAGACGAGGAAGAAGAGGCTGATTCAAATTTTGTGGTAAAGGACTTATCCTTTATTCTACCACTTGATGGGTCAATAATCACAGAATACACAACAGATTCTTTGGTGTATTCAGAGACTCTTGAATCTTGGGTAGGTCATGGAGCAATTGACATTGGTGGCAAAGAAGGGGACAACATTAAAGCAGCAGCTGATGGAATTGTAAAGGAAGTATATGAAGACCAGTTATGGGGAATAGTCATAGTAATAGAGCATAATGAGGAACTGCAAACCCGATATTCAAATTTAGCTACTAAAGACATGGTAACCGTAGGCACACAGGTCCGGAAAGGTGATCATATCTCCAAAGTAGGAAAGACTGGAAAAATAGAGATGTTAATGGAGCCTCATATTCATTTTGAAGTCATAAAAAATGGGAAAATAGTAGATCCTCGTTCTATTATGGATTAA
- the spoIIID gene encoding sporulation transcriptional regulator SpoIIID encodes MKDYIEERALEIAKYIVSEKATVRQAAKVFGVSKSTVHKDVTERLPRINPLVATMVKSILDTNKAERHIRGGKATKMKYSAVNE; translated from the coding sequence ATGAAGGATTATATAGAAGAGAGAGCCTTAGAAATTGCAAAATACATAGTAAGTGAAAAAGCTACTGTTAGGCAAGCTGCTAAAGTTTTTGGTGTTAGTAAGAGCACGGTACACAAAGACGTAACAGAGAGATTACCAAGGATAAACCCTCTTGTTGCAACAATGGTGAAAAGTATTTTGGATACTAATAAGGCAGAAAGACATATTAGAGGCGGTAAGGCAACTAAGATGAAATATAGTGCAGTTAATGAGTAA
- the spoIID gene encoding stage II sporulation protein D, whose protein sequence is MRKLGIYISMVLIITILLPTVIVKTFKFVPKGNSAQGEALEEEIKPILEVEEKPIVVGYVYDKIKFYNNKSGLVEEMNIDDYVKGVVAAEMPAAFHIEALKAQAIAARTYAISRNLKYKEGHPDHSSAPICSGIHCQAYLSFSQLGELNGESWIENYWPKIEEAVNLTKGLGIFYNGEIIEPLYHSTSGGRTEDVKDVFAAELPYLKSVTSPYEEEAPKFKNTITLTTTEFIEKIKSKYPKVNLNKDNLPDKIKLIDRTITGRVKKIAIDGIILEGRDLRDLFALNSTNFIISMDKKLNIIDIETYGFGHGVGMSQWGANGMGKHGSNFEEILKHYYTGVEIRSISN, encoded by the coding sequence ATGAGAAAACTAGGGATTTATATATCGATGGTCTTAATAATAACTATATTGTTACCTACAGTTATTGTTAAGACCTTTAAATTTGTACCTAAAGGAAATTCTGCTCAAGGAGAGGCTTTAGAAGAAGAGATAAAACCAATATTAGAAGTTGAGGAAAAGCCCATTGTAGTTGGTTATGTATATGACAAAATTAAATTTTATAATAATAAATCAGGATTAGTAGAAGAAATGAATATAGATGATTATGTAAAGGGAGTAGTAGCAGCAGAAATGCCAGCAGCATTCCATATAGAAGCCCTAAAAGCACAGGCAATAGCTGCTAGAACTTATGCTATTTCTAGGAATCTCAAGTATAAGGAAGGGCACCCCGATCATAGCTCGGCTCCTATATGTAGTGGTATACATTGTCAAGCCTATCTATCTTTTTCTCAGCTAGGAGAACTAAATGGAGAATCTTGGATAGAAAATTACTGGCCTAAGATAGAGGAGGCTGTGAACCTTACTAAAGGATTAGGTATTTTTTATAATGGAGAGATCATTGAACCTCTTTATCATTCCACATCTGGAGGCAGGACTGAAGATGTAAAGGATGTTTTTGCAGCAGAGTTGCCATATTTAAAATCAGTGACTAGCCCTTATGAAGAAGAAGCTCCAAAATTCAAAAATACTATTACCTTAACAACAACTGAATTCATTGAAAAAATTAAATCAAAATACCCAAAGGTTAATTTAAATAAGGATAATCTCCCAGACAAAATCAAGTTAATAGATAGAACAATAACTGGCAGAGTAAAAAAAATTGCAATAGATGGAATTATACTTGAGGGTAGAGATTTAAGGGATTTATTTGCATTAAATTCAACTAATTTTATTATATCCATGGATAAAAAGTTAAATATCATAGACATAGAGACCTATGGATTTGGTCATGGGGTGGGCATGAGTCAATGGGGAGCCAATGGAATGGGTAAGCATGGAAGTAATTTTGAAGAGATATTAAAGCATTATTATACTGGGGTTGAGATTAGGTCAATTAGCAATTAA
- the mreB gene encoding rod shape-determining protein MreB, translating into MCGLRADIGIDLGTASVLVYVKGKGIVLKEPSVVAIDQNTNKFLAVGEEARKMLGRTPGNIVAIRPLRDGVISDYDITQRMLKYFIQKSVGKYLFKPRVIVCVPSGITEVEKRAVIEATNQAGSIKTYLIEEPIAAAIGAGIDITEPNGNMIVDIGGGTTDVAVISLGGIVVSRSIKIAGDECDESVTKYIRKKYNMMIGERSAEELKLSIGSAFKRETEEFKEIRGRNLLTGLPITVNISSTDMLEALKDPVQEIIDTVHAVLERTPPELAADISNKGIILTGGGALLYGLDKLIADRTGIQAVVANEPVSCVARGTGKALDWVQFLDSTIVEDNSIKKYRD; encoded by the coding sequence ATGTGTGGATTAAGAGCGGATATAGGCATAGACTTGGGTACTGCCAGTGTATTAGTCTATGTAAAAGGAAAAGGAATAGTTTTAAAGGAGCCATCTGTTGTTGCAATTGATCAAAATACAAATAAATTTTTAGCTGTAGGTGAAGAAGCAAGGAAGATGTTAGGTAGGACTCCGGGAAATATTGTGGCAATCAGGCCTCTAAGGGATGGAGTTATATCTGATTATGATATAACGCAAAGAATGTTAAAGTATTTTATACAGAAATCTGTTGGGAAGTATTTATTTAAACCAAGAGTAATAGTATGTGTACCAAGTGGAATAACAGAAGTAGAAAAGAGAGCGGTTATAGAGGCTACTAATCAAGCAGGATCAATTAAAACCTACCTGATTGAAGAGCCTATTGCTGCTGCCATTGGAGCAGGAATTGATATTACGGAACCAAATGGAAATATGATAGTAGATATTGGTGGTGGAACTACAGATGTGGCCGTGATTTCATTAGGTGGTATAGTAGTAAGTCGTTCTATAAAAATAGCTGGGGATGAATGTGACGAATCCGTAACTAAATATATTAGGAAAAAATATAATATGATGATTGGAGAAAGATCCGCTGAAGAACTAAAACTTAGTATTGGCTCTGCATTTAAAAGAGAAACTGAAGAATTTAAAGAAATAAGGGGAAGAAATTTACTTACAGGATTACCTATTACAGTAAATATCTCTTCTACAGATATGCTTGAAGCCCTCAAGGATCCAGTTCAAGAGATCATTGATACAGTTCACGCAGTCCTAGAAAGAACTCCACCAGAATTAGCTGCTGATATTAGCAACAAGGGGATTATACTCACAGGAGGAGGAGCTCTTCTATATGGACTGGACAAGCTAATCGCAGATAGGACGGGAATTCAGGCAGTAGTAGCAAATGAGCCTGTTTCTTGTGTTGCAAGAGGAACTGGAAAAGCTTTGGATTGGGTTCAGTTTCTTGATAGTACTATAGTAGAAGATAATAGCATTAAAAAATATAGGGACTAA